One genomic region from Tamandua tetradactyla isolate mTamTet1 chromosome 22 unlocalized genomic scaffold, mTamTet1.pri SUPER_22_unloc_2, whole genome shotgun sequence encodes:
- the LOC143672933 gene encoding tripartite motif-containing protein 75-like, translating to MAFATSLEELQLGARCPICLDFLTDPVTIECGHNFCHSCIQQTWENIQDRPPCPVCRHQCQDWHFRSNAQLGKMSEIVKLLHITRGKRKSQEETRLCKQHSQVLTLFCEEDKELLCPLCAQSPDHQGHHVRPIKEAASHHRKRLHSYIMSLKKQVADLEKLTAMHDRNLSELREKVETKRQKLFSEFEHLNHILECEQGTLLSRLAYEEKKIQHKLNENIASFSEYISTLKILQKEVAEKSVMSEEKLLADIKSIHHRYQSLKSPVPYSFQLRKEGLSLPLQYSALQKIKQKFTEDVILDPETAHLNLLVSEDKKSVIFVNKKQRLQPNPKRFMIDLAVLGSEGFDSGRHYWEVQVDDKPEWAVGVCKDFLPRKGQGLLSGQNRGWTIHLLDGVYVAEGTAPVTIPLTERPRGIGIYLDYELGEITFYSLNERSHIHTFTDKFSEILKPYFCTGHDSKPLTICAVKDDE from the coding sequence ATGGCCTTTGCAACATCCCTGGAAGAACTCCAGTTAGGAGCCAGATGTCCCATCTGCCTGGATTTCCTGACAGATCCTGTCACCATCGAATGTGGGCACAACTTCTGCCACTCCTGCATCCAGCAGACCTGGGAGAATATACAGGACAGGCCCCCTTGCCCAGTCTGTAGGCACCAATGCCAAGACTGGCACTTCAGAAGCAATGCCCAGTTGGGAAAGATGAGTGAAATTGTGAAGCTCCTCCACATCACCAGAGGCAAGAGGAAGAGTCAGGAAGAGACACGTTTGTGCAAGCAGCACAGTCAGGTCTTGACCCTTTTCTGTGAGGAAGATAAAGAGCTGCTGTGTCCCCTGTGTGCTCAATCCCCTGACCACCAGGGTCACCACGTGAGGCCAATAAAGGAGGCTGCCTCTCACCACAGGAAAAGACTTCACAGTTACATTATGTCCCTGAAGAAACAAGTGGCAGACCTGGAAAAGCTAACAGCCATGCATGACAGAAATCTATCAGAACTGAGAGAGAAGGTAGAAACCAAGAGGCAGAAATTATTCTCTGAATTTGAGCACCTTAATCACATATTAGAATGTGAGCAAGGGACACTTCTTTCAAGGTTAGcttatgaagagaagaaaattcaGCACAAACTCAATGAAAACATAGCATCATTTTCAGAGTATATCTCCACACTCAAAATTTTGCAAAAAGAGGTTGCAGAGAAGAGTGTGATGTCAGAAGAGAAATTACTGGCAGACATCAAGAGTATCCACCATAGGTATCAAAGCCTTAAATCTCCAGTCCCTTATTCCTTCCAGTTAAGGAAAGAAGGACTGAGCCTTCCCCTGCAGTACTCAGCTCTgcagaaaattaaacagaaatttaCAGAAGATGTCATCCTTGATCCTGAAACAGCACATCTGAATCTGCTTGTCTCTGAGGATAAAAAGTCTGTGATATTTGTGAATAAAAAGCAAAGACTTCAACCTAATCCAAAGAGATTTATGATTGATCTGGCTGTACTGGGTTCTGAAGGATTTGATTCTGGCAGACATTATTGGGAGGTCCAAGTGGATGACAAGCCTGAATGGGCTGTGGGGGTTTGTAAAGATTTCCTTCCCAGGAAGGGACAGGGACTCCTGTCAGGACAGAACAGAGGCTGGACAATCCATCTGTTGGATGGAGTCTATGTTGCAGAAGGCACTGCTCCAGTAACTATTCCATTAACAGAAAGGCCCAGAGGAATTGGCATTTATCTGGACTATGAGTTGGGTGAAATTACATTTTACAGTTTGAATGAAAGGTCTCATATCCATACCTTTACTGATAAATTTTCGGAAATACTCAAGCCTTACTTCTGTACTGGACATGATTCTAAACCTCTTACTATCTGTGCAGTAAAAGATGATGAATAA